From the Candidatus Eremiobacterota bacterium genome, the window TGAATAATCCTCATATTGATATAATCTGCCATAATGAGGTCGAGGTGAGTTATGACGGTAAGAAAAGAGTATTGAACTATGGGATGCTAAAAAAACCATATTATGAGGATCTATTGTTTAATGGAAACCGTCTCTCGCCTTCAGCGACTATAGTGAGGTCTGAGTTGTTAAAGAAGTCGGGAGGATTTTCAGAGGAAGTGGATTTTCTTCATGGATGTGAAGATTACGATCTGTGGCTGAAACTCGCAAAAGAAGGAGCATCTTTCGCCAATTTTCCAGAAGTTCTTGGTGAGTACTACCGGATTCCAGGTGCGTTAACTTCCAAAATTGAAGCCCATAGCAGGTTCGGTTATAATGTAAGGCAGCGACACTTGAATGCCCTGAAAGAAGAGGGTGTTTATTCTTCTCATTTTCTGAAAAAGATGGCAGACAAGATTTCCAGGGAATATCTTTACACGCTGGCTCGTGCTTTTTTTCATGCTGGTGACCATGAACGTGCTCGGAAATATTACAGAGAGGCGATAAATGAATCACCTTTGTGGTGGAAGCCTTATGCAGGCATCCTTCAACTATATTCATATAATAAAGTCAGGTAAATAATGATGCCAAGGATGCGAAATTTGCTTGGCTTTTTTTATTTCATACCCCGCTTCATAAGGAAAAAATTTCATCTTTTTTCTGCCGGGCCCAAAGGATTTCTTAAAGTCCTTCTTTATCACGATATCCCGCCGCATTTCCATGATACATTTAGATCTCATATTACGTTGGCGCATAGAATTTATAATTTCATTGATATTGTTGAGTTTGAGCAAATGATGAGTGGATTGATTCCCATTCATGGTGAAAACATTTTGCTCACTTTCGATGATGGTTTCAAGTCAAACAGGAGTATCGCCGAACAGATCCTTGATCCCCTGGGAATTAAAGCCCTGTTTTTTGTGACAACAGATTTTCTTGATTGTAATGCAAGAAATGATCAAAAAGAATTTGTTGCACAAAAAATATTTGAGGGAAAAATATCATCAGAGGATATTCCGGATTATCTTTCACCGCTTTCATGGTCCGATCTTGAAATACTTCTTGAAAATGGACATACGATAGGATCTCACACAAAATCACATCGGCGTCTTTCTGAAATCACTCGCGCTAGTGAATTGGAAGAAGAAATCGTTGGTTCGAGAGCAATTTTGCATAAGAAACTTGGCGTGGAGATAAAGAATTTTGCGTATCCATTTGGGGACTTTAAAAGTATCAATACGGAAGCAGCGCTATGTGCTCAAAAGCACTATCTCTATGCATTTTCTGGAGTAAGGGGCGAAAATCATCCTAAGATTGTAAGATATTTACTGAGAAGAGAATCTCTTTCTATTGAGGACTCTGCACCCTATATGCGCTTTATAATAGATGGGGGACTTTCATGGTATTATTCTCATAAGAGAAAGTATTTAGATTCCATGGGGGAAACAATTGAAACATAACTGTTTATGCTGACAGCAGCACCTTTGCCGGAATGGAGTGATTTCCTCTCTTTGGTATTTACATCAACTGGAGATGATCAAACTCTTTCTTCTCCTTGGCGAAAGAAGGGTGATTATCCATATTGGTTTTCCAGGTCAGCCTGGGCTCTTCATGCCATAATACTCTGGTGGGAGGAATACAATAAAAAGAAAGAACCTATCGTCTGGTTCCCAGATTACTTCTGTGTTGAGCCTTTATGGGCTGTTTTCCAAAAAACGCAACAGGTGTTCTTTTATCCAATTAATGAAAGGCTGCACCCTGATTGGGATGCATGTAAGAAAATTACTGCAAAGCCTGATATTTTTATTCTGGTCCATTATTTTGGCCATCCATCAGAGAGTAAGGAAGCAAGGGCATTCTGTGATTTATCAGGGGCACTCCTTGTTGAAGACTGTGCTCATGTCATGCTTCCCACACAGGGGATTGGGATGACAGGTGATTTTGTTTTCTACAGTCTCTACAAAAATCTGGCACTGCCTGATGGCTCCCTTCTCTTGCTCTGTTCAAAGTCACAATACTTCGTTAACCAGGATATCACCATGGCGCTTGAAATAATGAAAAGAACAATAAATATGCTCTCGATATCATCACCGTCTCCATTGAAGTGGCTTATAAAGCGCGGAATTCAAAAAATGTTGCCAGCGGCTCTTGCGGGAGCGCTCAGAAAAGCTCAAACCTTTGATGATGATGCACAGATTGAGGCATTCCCCATAACACCGGCCATAAGCATTATCAGTAAAAAATTACTGAAACGTTACGCTGGACGTCTGTCAGAGATGGCAGAGAAAAGAAGGCTTAACAAAAGGGTTATTGATGCTATACTTAATATTGAAGACAATGTGAAGCCCCTTTTTGTAATGAACCCTTCTTCGGAATTGATTCCTTATATTTCTCCATTTGTGTGTCCCGATAAGAAAGCAGCAAAAATAAAATTTGAAGCAATCAATCGAAGTGGAGGCATTGTCCAATTCTGGCCCTATTTGCCTTGCCAAGTAAAGTCAGAGCCAGATTTTCATCGTGTCGCACTAATGCTTCGCAATACCGTAGTCACCTTTCCTGTCCATCAGACAGTATCAATGCAGGATTATCTTAACTCTTATGGGAGAATTGTAAAACATAAAATTGGATCATTTCATAATGAATATAGTATTGACAATTATGAAGTATCTCAGGAGGAATGGAATTCTTTTCTCGAAGGGATGGAGCATACAAGCCTTACGCAAAGTTGGGCTTATGGTGAGGCAAAGGCAGAATGTGAGAAATGGAAAGTTCTCCGAGGTATTATCAAGAGAGGAAAACAAAGCATTGCAATTTTCCAGGCTTTGCAGAAAAAAATACCCTTAATCGGCACCTTAATAAGGATAAACCGGGGGCCACTTATGATCGATGCAAATATTACTCATTTTGATCTTTATGGCGTATTTATGGTATTAAAGAAGTGGCCAGTCTTTAAAGGAGCTTTTCTTCTCATAGTGCCCGAACTTTATGATGAACCCGAAAGTGGAGTTATGTTAACGCTTCTAAATTATATACGATTAAGAGAAAATGTATGGCATTCCTCGCTTCTTGACCTCAGTAGAGAGGAAAAAGAGCTTCGCTCCTCTTTAAAAGGAAAATGGCGGAACCAGCTTGCCGCATCCGAGAGATCAGGCATTGTTCTTAAAATAAGTTATTCCTCTGAAGACTTTGAATGGCTGTTGACAAACCATAATATCCTCATGAAGGAGAAACGCTATCAAGGACCATCTGATGAACTATTAAGAAGTCTGCGGGAAAAGATGGTCCAAAAAGATGATTTCGTAATGTTGATTGCTTTGAATAATAATTTACCTGCTGCGGGTATTGTAATGATAAAGCATGGGCTCACATGCACTTACCTTTTAGGATGGAATGGACCAGAAGGTCGCGCAATTCACGCCAATAATTATCTCTTATGGAATGCAATAGTAGAAATGAAACGAAGAGGATGCAAATGGCTTGATTTAGGTGGACTGGATGAAAAATCCACACCCCATATCACAAGATTCAAGCGTGGCGTTGGAGGTATGGAGTATAAGTTGGCTGGAGAATATATAGGTTTCTGAATGTTATGAATATCATCAAATCAAAGATTTTCACAGACAACAATCTCACTGCATTATGTATAAAGCTGTATTTCGTAATAATTCCATTCATCTATGTTATTCAGGTAATTACTATGAATAAATATATGGCATTACTCCCTTCTCTGTTCCTTTTGCTTCCTCTTGTCAATATAATTAACAAATATAAAAATGTGAGTACACATAGAAAACTTACCTTTGTGGATAAATCTCTTCTCTTTATCGCAGGAGTGACTTTTATCTCCATTCCAGTAGAAGTCTATTTTGTTGGCTTCGTCTCCGCGATGAGCATTGCCACGCGATATTTCATAACTATGCTCATCTATGTATATGTATCGAGAGAATTGAGTCCTCGGGATTTAATATCAATCATTTTTATTCTCTGTATAACCTCATCTATCGTGTCAACGGAACTACTTTATGAGAATTTCAGCTTAAGAATATGCGGAGTAATTCCTCCCTATCAGATGAGGAGTTATGAATACATGCAAAATTTAGGAAGCGGAGGGGAAATAGGGCATTATATGAGCTATAAAATGCGCCCTTCCGGAATACTGGAGCATTTACACGCTTCAGCTCTTTATATCGGAATTGGTTTACTTGCCAGCGTGATTATATATTTTATAAGAGATTGGAAGCCTGCCTTACTACTTATAATTTTGAATTTTCTTGCCTTATTTGTTTCTGGAGGGAGAATCGCATTGGCTCTTACCTTAATAGCGTTATTTGTGATGATTGTTGCAGTGTATAAAAAATCACAATTAAAGGAAAAGATCAGAAACCTTGTGGCGCTATTTATTTTGTCGATTTTGATTTTATTGGTCTGGTGTGTGAGTCTTTCTCTATATTATCCGTCTGTCAAAGATTATCTTGTTAATAACTATGTTTTACTTATTACTCAGGGAAAATACGATACCGGACCAAATATGAATATTGTGAAATTATTCTTTATTGAAGTAGAACGGTTTATCTCCAATTTCTGCCATTATCCCTGGGCTTTTCCTTTCGGAGTAGGCATGACCAGTCTTATAAATTCCCATTATTTTTCTTGCGAAGATTTTTATGTTCTTCAAATTATGGGGCAGTATGGTTTGATTGGGGCAATGATATTCTATTCTCTCTGCTTCATCTCAATGTGGCAATGGGGGAAGTGCCTGAGCCGACTCAATGGAGATGATTATTATATCACGCTGTTCGCAGGTATAGTTCTTTCAATGCTTTTGTTAACAATGTTGCATAGCCCAGTCCTTTTAAGAAAATCAATCTATCCATTGTTTTTCTTTAGTCTGGGCATCATTCAGTTTTATCATGATGCAATATCGTTGAAAGAGCGATAATAGGTTGATTATGGAGGCAAGAATTCTGAAATGAAGTCTGATGGGATGTCAAGTGCCGGTTCAGAAGAAACTGAAATATTATGGCAGAAGCTTTTTCAAAAAGAACAGGATAGTGAATTATCGGTAATCGGGTATTCAGATGGAATTATGAAGGTGAAAAGAACAATCGAAACGAGTAATGGGCAGGAACTGGAGCATGCTATAAGGGATAATGTAGCGATGACTTTCTTGGAATCAGATGTTGACAATGCCGTGGATGAGGCGAAGAATCATCATTCAAATTTTGTGATGAAAAAAAAAGTGAATTCTATAATGCGGATGCTTAAGCATTCATCGGGAGATGAATCGCTTTTGATTGATCTCGGCTGCGGTTTTGGCTGGCATTGGGTCGAAGCGGCTCGAGAAAACTCCCGGTTCAGGTTTCTTCTTGTGGACTTCTCTCTTAATAACCTTCTGGTCGCCAGGAAGTTAATGCCTTTTGATAGGTATCCAAATGTTTTGTGTCTTCAGAGTGACATTTTGCATCTTCCTATCATATCTCATATGGCAGATTTTATCTGGAGTGTTCAGGTAATGCAGCATTTGCCACAAGATAAACGAAAAAGAACTTTGAATGAGATGAAAAGGATAGGGAAGCCTCTCTGCAGATTCTATATTGCCTGGATTCGAAGCGTCCCTCTTATTGAACTTATTTATAGTATCTTGAGAAGGAAATACCATAAAAAGGGAATACTGAGCAGTGGAATGTTTTTCCAGCGTTATGACAGAGAAGTTGAAGAAGAATTTAATAACTTATTCTCAGTGAAGAAAAGTTATTCAGAAGGCCTCTTTCACCCAGAATTGCGGTTGATATCAAAAAATAATCTGGTAGGCATTATTGATGACTTGATTTGTTCCACATTTCTCGGATATCTTTGTGCGCGTCAAATTGAAATATGGGGCACTATGAAATAATGATTGAACTTATGTTTGAAGTAAATTCGACAACAAAATCAAGATAAAAACGAAAACCTCATAATCATGCGGAAGCTTCTTGTTATCTATAACATAGTGCTTTTCGAAAGTCATAAAATCATCATTTGACGCATCTTCGACAGTCACTTTTTTGAAAGCCTTAGTTCATGCGTGATTGAGCGTTGAATATAATTCATTGCCACTACACAAGCTTCAATTGGGTATACCCCGGAGATTCCCCAGAAATCTTATGAGAACAGGCTTTCTGAGGAGAAATGAGCTGAGCCCGGGGAGGGGGGCGGACGCCTGCCGCCCGGAATATGTCGTTCACACCAGGAGGAAACTCCGTGCGCAGCAGAAATTCACTGTCCCCCACGTTGACCTTCACTGCGGAAATCTGCTCAAGCCTGAGAATTATCTCCTTCCAGGGAATACTCACCGACTCCGACTCCAGTCTCTTTTTCAGCTCTACCATAAGCTGAAGCGCCAGGAAGCAGCTGAAAAGATGTGCCTTCACCATATCTTCTTTCCGGTGAAAGAAAGGGCGGGCCTCAAGAATATCCTTGAGATCCCTGAAAAGCGCTTCTACATCCTGAAGGCCCTTGTAGGTGAGGGCAACTTTCTCTTTGGGAAGATCGGTATTCGTGCGAAGCACATATTTCCCGTCATACCTCGCTTCCCGCTGTACCTTCAACTCATCGATATGCAACGCTTCCCTCTCGACAGAGAGATATGCGCGATAGCCCTTGTTGCCTATGAGGCTTCTTGCTTCGCCACCTGCCAGCTTCTCCCGGAGATCATCAAGAATGGCCTCCCGCTTCTTTTTGTCGCGTTCGGCTTCCTGGGGGTTGTAGCAGAGGACATAGCGCTGATGCCGATAGGACACCTCTTTTACTCGGAGATTTTCCCGGACTTCGAGGTATCTCCCACGTTTGCCCATCACTTTCGTTTTGACGTGTCTGGTCTTTCTCATCTTCATCCCGACGATATACTTGAAGCCGAGTGCCGTGAATCGCTTGAGGTTTTTCGCACTCACCATACCCCGGTCACACACCAGCACCACGTCTTTTACGTAAAATCGTTTTTTCAGGGAAGATGCCACATCGCGTATGGTTTCCACATCAGCAGTGTTGCCTGGCCACCACATACAGGAAAGAGGGGTGCCCTCGCGGCTCATTACCACTCCAAAGACTATCTGGTTGTCCTGTGCGTGGCCATCTTTGGAAAACCCTCTCTTTGCAAAGTTCTTCGGGCCTTTCCCTTCGAAGTAGAGCGTGCTTGTGTCGAAGAATACGATATCCACTTCGTTGATGAGCATATGGCGCCGGCGCTCAAAAAGCTGATCCTCCACGTATTCTTTCTTCCCCGCAAGGAAGCCAAGCGCGCGGTAAAAGTGCTGGAGCCCGATATTCTCAAGTCCTTCGCCATAGATGGCACGCTTCACCCACGAGCTCCCGAGGAGATCGCTTCCCGGTTTCACAAGGCGCTGAAGCGCGATGGCAAAAAGCGTCTTCTCCACATCAAACTGAAATGCTCTTTCTGTGAGAGCGGCCTTGATGATTTCTGGTATCTGAAGCTGTTCCCACAGCCTTCTGAATATGAGAGAAGGACCCCACGATTTCGACCATTCCGCAGAGAGAGCGCCCTCCTGGTGAAGGTTGAGGACCTGCAGGTTCTGGCTGAACTTCGCCATACTTTCCACAAAGCGGTCAAGCTGTCCGCTGGGGACGAGCTCATCCATTGTGCCCAGGGTGGCGATTACCTTCTGGCGCACTTTCTTGTCCTCTCTGCTGGTTTCACAGATCTGGAGGTAGTCGTATTGTTTTCTTCCGCTGGTCACTTTCTTCACTCGTATAAACATAGCACTCACATATTAACAAATTCCATCACAATTGTCAATATGTTGTGTAATTTATTGGCACTACATTTTTCGAAAATTTTGCAATTTGCAAGAAAATTTTCGCATGGTTATGCGGTTTTGATTTTCAAAATTGGATTTCACTGTCGAAGATGCGTCAAAATTGGATTTCACTGTCGAAGATGCGTTTGAGCAATTATAAAAATATAATAAAATCAAGCGTTGAAAATAGCCGTCCTTAACAAGACCCGCGGCGGGATAAGCGGTGGGTACCGCAAGTACCTCCTCTCTGTCATCCCGCGGCTTGCCCGTCATCCTGACGTAGAGGGGGTGCTGTGCACCTCACCACCGGGCCTAGATATTCACGAAAGCCTGGAGAGTCTGCCGAAGCTCCATTGCATCGACTGCCTTCCCTTCCAGGTTATGCGCCACAGGCCCGAGCCATCGCTTCGAAAAGCCCTCGATGACTTTTCCCCCGATGTCGTCTTTGTCCCCCTTGCCCGCTATATCCGATATAATAGGGTTCCCACCGTGGTGATGGTGCAGAACACCTGGCCTCTCGTGTCGCGCCTTCACGACAGGCACCTCGGACAGAGCCTGGTGTATGCCGCAGAGCGTTTTGAGACAGGAGTGGCTGTGCAAAAGGCTGACCATGTCATCGTCATCTCTGGATATGCCGGTGAGCTTATTCAAAAGAAGTGGCAGGTCCCTGAGGAGAAGCTTTCATTGATCTATTTCGGTGTTGAAGCTCATCCCGGAGGGAGCGAAAAGAAGCCCCTGGCCATCCCTCCTGAATGGAAAGGGAGGTTCCTTTTCACTGCCGGCTCTATTGCTCCTTTCAGGGGGCTCGATGACATACTCGGGGTCTTTGCGGACAATGCTGCTGGTGATCTTTCCACTTTGAATCTTGTCATTGCCGGCGAAGCGCGCCGTGACATGGAAGGTTACCGGAAAAAACTCATGCAGTATGCTGAAACTCAGGGTATTTCCTCCCGGGTCCTGTGGGCAGGGAGGCTCACGAGCGATGAGATGGCCTGGTGTTATAAGAATTGCCAATCCTTTCTGATGATGAGCCGCTTCGAGGCCTGCCCCAACATCGCCCTCGAGGCGATGGCCCACGGGTGCCTCATCATCTCCACGGAGAACCCCCCCATGCCGGAGTTTTTTCAGGATAACGCCCTTTATTATCCTGCGGGGGATACGGGGTGCCTCTCGGAGGTGCTGGAAAGAGCCCTCACGCTTGATGAAGAAGAGAGGACTGCCTTGGCGGATAAGGCGCAGCTCCGCTCAATGGAGTTTTCATGGGATGTCACTGCGGAAAAGACTGTCAAGATATTGAAAGAGGCGGCTTCAGGCAGGGAGCATAAATGAGGTGCTGTATCGCAGGAGAAGGATAATAGCAGGCTTTCATGAAATATCCAGAGTACCAGACGAACAGGGGTGGTGAGAGATGCTCCGCACACTGAGAATTCTAAATTTCAAAGGATGGCAGGACACCGGCGCTCTCGAACTGGCGCCCCTCACCCTGCTTTTCGGTGTCAACAGCTCGGGAAAGTCGAGCATCGGGCAGTTCCTTATGATGCTCAAGCAGACGGCCGAGTCTGCTGACAGGAAAATGGTGCTTTCCCCGGGTGACAGGAAATCAGCGGTGCAGCCCGGCACATTCCAGCAGATGGTCTATCGCAGGGACCCTTCACAAAGAATTTCCTTTGAGTACCTCTGGGATCTCCCGGAAGGCCTTGCCATCAAGGACTCTTTTTCAGGGAAACAGCACCATGGAGACCGGCTTTCCTTCGAGGCATCAGTGGGCATCAACGAGCAGAAGCACTCATCGATCTTTGTGGAGCGTTTTCACTATAATCTTCAGCGTGATGACGGATCAAAAGTATTGGCAATAGGCATGGAGCGCCTTCCCTATTCCGATGATGGATATGAGGTGAAGGCCAGCGAATATATCTTGCAGCCCAAAGAAGGGCGCTCCGGCAAAATGGGGCCGCCGGTCAGGTTCTACGGTTTTCCCGACGAAGTGGCGGCCTCCTTCCTCAATGCGGAATTCGTCCAGGAGCTTAACCTGCTTCAGGAAAAGCTCTTTCGTTCAATATTTTACCTCGGCCCCCTGAGGACCAGGGCGGAGCGCCTCTATACCTGGGCGGGGAATGAGCCTGAAGGAGTGGGCTTTAACGGGGAACATACCGTTTCGGCGATCCTTTCAGCGAAAAACCGCTGGATAGGGATTGGAAAGAACGGTCCGGAAAAGGCATTTGAGCAGGTCATTGCCGAGAAGCTCAAGGACATGGGCCTTATTAAGAGCTTCAAAGTTTCCTCCATATCGAAAAAGAGGCAGGAATACGAGGTGAAGATAAGCACGGGAGGGGCTGGAGACACCGTCGAGCTTCCCGATGTGGGTTTCGGAATATCCCAGGTGCTTCCTGTGCTTGTGCAGTGCTTTTATGCGCCCCGTGGCTCCATTATCATCATGGAGCAGCCGGAGCTCCATCTTCATCCTTCCGCCCAGTCTGCCCTGGCCGATGTGATGATTGAGGTGATAAGCTCCCGCGAAGATAAGGTTGAAAGGAATATTCAGCTCGTTATGGAGACACACTCCGAGCATTTTCTCAGGCGTCTCCAGAGAAGAGTCGCTGAAGGCACGGTGGAGAGCGGGAAAGTCCGGGCATATTTCGCTGATGTATCAGGAGCCCCACCGCATCTTGATCCGCTCAGGATTGATGAATTCGGTACCATTCTCAACTGGCCGGAGCATTTCTTCGGTGATGAGATGGGGGATGTCGCAGAGCAGGCCAGGGCCGCCAATCCTCGAAGCGACAGACAGCAAGTGGTGGGGATGGAAAGATGCGCTCTCCTCGGCGGGAATCACGGTGAAATTCCTCTGCCGTGACTATGTTGAAGCTGTATACAATGTGAAATTTGGAGACGAGTGGGCAAGAGGAAACCGCCATAGGAAAACGTAATATTGAAGCTGGAAACGCGCTTAAGGCTGATAATAAGAAGGAGGAGGTGAAAAGCTCTGGCGCTCATTGAGGGATTCAGGATAGAGAATTTCCGCGTGCTTAAGAAAATCACGATGGGGAGGCTTGATGAGCACTCACATGAGCCGCCTCTTACCCCCTTTCTTGCGGTGATAGGGAAGAACGGCACGGGGAAAAGCACGCTTTTCGATACCTTCGGATTTCTCTCAGACTCGCTTGCCTCAGGAGTCGAGGAAGCCTGCAGCCTTCGCAGCAGGGGCGGCTTTGAGCGCCTTGTATCTTCAGGAGTAGAAGGCTCTATAAGGTTCGAGCTCTGCTACCGGGAAACTCCCGAGAGCCAGCCGATTACTTATGAGCTGTCAATTGCAGCCGACGAAAAAGACAGGCCTTACGTCCTGGAGGAGTGCCTCAGGCAGAGCGGCAACAACTCATCCAGCACCTTTTTCTCGCTGAATGAAGGGAAGGGTTTCGCCTGGACCGGCGAGGAGGTTTTTGCCGGCGAGAAGGTGGAGGTGAGTCTTACCGACAAAAGCCAGCTTGGTATAGCGGTTTACGGGGTAATCAAGGATCATCCCCGCATCTCCCGCTTCAGAGATTTCCTTAAAGGCTGGTACCTGAGCTATTTTATCCCCGATGCCGCGAAGGGTCTTCCCAAGGCAGGCCCGCAGAGGCGTCTTAACGCCCGCGGCGATAACCTGGGAAATGTAGTGCAGTATATGGAAAAAGAACACAAAGAAAGGTTTGGAGATCTGCTGCACCGTGTTGCAGGTAAGATACCGGGCGTTGATTCCATCAAGACAAAGCGCTCCGATGACGGAAGGCTTCTGCTGTGCTTTAATGAGAAAGGCTTCAAGGATCCCTTCTACGCGAACCAGATGTCTGACGGAACGCTCAAGCTCCTTGCCTACATGCTCATGCTCGAAGATCCCCAGCCCCCTCCCTTCATAGGCATCGAGGAGCCCGAGAACGGACTTTATCACAAGCTTCTCGAGGTGCTCGCGGCGGAGTTCAGGGCCCATACCACGGGGAAAAACAACCCTCCCCAGATTCTTGTCACCACCCATCAGCCCTATTTCATCAATGCGCTCAGGCCTGAAGAGACATGGATACTGGAAAAGGGCCTCGATGGCTTTGCCCGGATAAAAAGGGCTGCCGATGACCCCCTGGTATGCAGCCTCGTGAGCGAGGGCCTGCCTCTTGGAGGGCTTTGGTACTCGGACTATTTCGACGCGAGGGCCTGATGCATTTCGAAGTGCTCGTCGAAGACCGGTCAGGGGCCATCGCCCTTGAGGCGCTTCTTAAGAAGATCCTCACTCCGGAAGCAACAGGCCATACCTATACCATCCACTCGTATAAGGGGCTTGGAAGCATTCCGCGAAACCTCCGCCACGGCTCAGATCCCAGAAAGCGAATACTTCTCAGTCGCCTCCCCGGTATTCTGAGGGGCTATGGAAAAAGCTTATCAACATACAATGCAGTTGTGGTTGTCGTGGTTGATCTCGATCAGAGGGACTGCAGGGCATTCAAGAGGGAGCTCGTCGCGCTCCTTGACGAGTGTGTGCCCAGGCCCGATACCCTCTTCAGGTTTGCCATAGAAGAAATTGAGGCATGGTATCTTGGTGATCCCGATGCGGTAAAGGAAGCCTATCCTGATGCCAGGCTGAATGCCATAGAGGGCTGCATGCCGGATGCAGTGGAAAATACATGGGAGAGGCTTGCAGATGCGCTCTATCCAGGAGGCTCCAGTGCCCTCAAAAGAGAAGGATACCCCCGCATAGGTGAAATGAAGTGCGAATGGGCAAGGAACATCGCGCCCCATGTTGATCTGGAGCGGAACAGATCTCACAGTCTGAAGGTTTTTATGAACGGGGTCTTGAGAAAGGCGGGGATTGTTCAATAATCTGCGCCGGTGATACGTTCATACCTCAGTTGCATAAGACAAGCTCTTGTGGAAGGAGTGTTCCATGTGCGGGATAGCGGGATTTCTCGGGGGCTTTGAGCCCTCGCTCCTTGAGAGAATGAGCGCCCGTATCGCCCACCGGGGGCCTGATGACTGCGGCGAGCTTTATGACAGGGAGGCAGGACTCGGGTTTGCCCACAGGCGCCTCTCAATTATTGATCTTTCCCCTGCAGGGCACCAGCCCATGGAGAGCACTGACGGGAAGGCCGTCATCATCTATAATGGCGAGCTCTATAATTACCGGGAGCTTCGCACGGAGC encodes:
- a CDS encoding glycosyltransferase, coding for MPKGIISQYNSIKFSVIIPAFNAASFIEKALDSVRFQSYNNYEVIITNDGSTDGTEKIVKEYLESYDSFPAVLLNQQNKGLGGARNTAISEAKGDFLAFLDADDIWYPHKLCIIGGFLLNNPHIDIICHNEVEVSYDGKKRVLNYGMLKKPYYEDLLFNGNRLSPSATIVRSELLKKSGGFSEEVDFLHGCEDYDLWLKLAKEGASFANFPEVLGEYYRIPGALTSKIEAHSRFGYNVRQRHLNALKEEGVYSSHFLKKMADKISREYLYTLARAFFHAGDHERARKYYREAINESPLWWKPYAGILQLYSYNKVR
- a CDS encoding polysaccharide deacetylase family protein; this translates as MMPRMRNLLGFFYFIPRFIRKKFHLFSAGPKGFLKVLLYHDIPPHFHDTFRSHITLAHRIYNFIDIVEFEQMMSGLIPIHGENILLTFDDGFKSNRSIAEQILDPLGIKALFFVTTDFLDCNARNDQKEFVAQKIFEGKISSEDIPDYLSPLSWSDLEILLENGHTIGSHTKSHRRLSEITRASELEEEIVGSRAILHKKLGVEIKNFAYPFGDFKSINTEAALCAQKHYLYAFSGVRGENHPKIVRYLLRRESLSIEDSAPYMRFIIDGGLSWYYSHKRKYLDSMGETIET
- a CDS encoding peptidoglycan bridge formation glycyltransferase FemA/FemB family protein, producing MLTAAPLPEWSDFLSLVFTSTGDDQTLSSPWRKKGDYPYWFSRSAWALHAIILWWEEYNKKKEPIVWFPDYFCVEPLWAVFQKTQQVFFYPINERLHPDWDACKKITAKPDIFILVHYFGHPSESKEARAFCDLSGALLVEDCAHVMLPTQGIGMTGDFVFYSLYKNLALPDGSLLLLCSKSQYFVNQDITMALEIMKRTINMLSISSPSPLKWLIKRGIQKMLPAALAGALRKAQTFDDDAQIEAFPITPAISIISKKLLKRYAGRLSEMAEKRRLNKRVIDAILNIEDNVKPLFVMNPSSELIPYISPFVCPDKKAAKIKFEAINRSGGIVQFWPYLPCQVKSEPDFHRVALMLRNTVVTFPVHQTVSMQDYLNSYGRIVKHKIGSFHNEYSIDNYEVSQEEWNSFLEGMEHTSLTQSWAYGEAKAECEKWKVLRGIIKRGKQSIAIFQALQKKIPLIGTLIRINRGPLMIDANITHFDLYGVFMVLKKWPVFKGAFLLIVPELYDEPESGVMLTLLNYIRLRENVWHSSLLDLSREEKELRSSLKGKWRNQLAASERSGIVLKISYSSEDFEWLLTNHNILMKEKRYQGPSDELLRSLREKMVQKDDFVMLIALNNNLPAAGIVMIKHGLTCTYLLGWNGPEGRAIHANNYLLWNAIVEMKRRGCKWLDLGGLDEKSTPHITRFKRGVGGMEYKLAGEYIGF
- a CDS encoding class I SAM-dependent methyltransferase; the encoded protein is MKSDGMSSAGSEETEILWQKLFQKEQDSELSVIGYSDGIMKVKRTIETSNGQELEHAIRDNVAMTFLESDVDNAVDEAKNHHSNFVMKKKVNSIMRMLKHSSGDESLLIDLGCGFGWHWVEAARENSRFRFLLVDFSLNNLLVARKLMPFDRYPNVLCLQSDILHLPIISHMADFIWSVQVMQHLPQDKRKRTLNEMKRIGKPLCRFYIAWIRSVPLIELIYSILRRKYHKKGILSSGMFFQRYDREVEEEFNNLFSVKKSYSEGLFHPELRLISKNNLVGIIDDLICSTFLGYLCARQIEIWGTMK
- a CDS encoding IS1634 family transposase — its product is MFIRVKKVTSGRKQYDYLQICETSREDKKVRQKVIATLGTMDELVPSGQLDRFVESMAKFSQNLQVLNLHQEGALSAEWSKSWGPSLIFRRLWEQLQIPEIIKAALTERAFQFDVEKTLFAIALQRLVKPGSDLLGSSWVKRAIYGEGLENIGLQHFYRALGFLAGKKEYVEDQLFERRRHMLINEVDIVFFDTSTLYFEGKGPKNFAKRGFSKDGHAQDNQIVFGVVMSREGTPLSCMWWPGNTADVETIRDVASSLKKRFYVKDVVLVCDRGMVSAKNLKRFTALGFKYIVGMKMRKTRHVKTKVMGKRGRYLEVRENLRVKEVSYRHQRYVLCYNPQEAERDKKKREAILDDLREKLAGGEARSLIGNKGYRAYLSVEREALHIDELKVQREARYDGKYVLRTNTDLPKEKVALTYKGLQDVEALFRDLKDILEARPFFHRKEDMVKAHLFSCFLALQLMVELKKRLESESVSIPWKEIILRLEQISAVKVNVGDSEFLLRTEFPPGVNDIFRAAGVRPPPRAQLISPQKACSHKISGESPGYTQLKLV
- a CDS encoding glycosyltransferase; protein product: MKIAVLNKTRGGISGGYRKYLLSVIPRLARHPDVEGVLCTSPPGLDIHESLESLPKLHCIDCLPFQVMRHRPEPSLRKALDDFSPDVVFVPLARYIRYNRVPTVVMVQNTWPLVSRLHDRHLGQSLVYAAERFETGVAVQKADHVIVISGYAGELIQKKWQVPEEKLSLIYFGVEAHPGGSEKKPLAIPPEWKGRFLFTAGSIAPFRGLDDILGVFADNAAGDLSTLNLVIAGEARRDMEGYRKKLMQYAETQGISSRVLWAGRLTSDEMAWCYKNCQSFLMMSRFEACPNIALEAMAHGCLIISTENPPMPEFFQDNALYYPAGDTGCLSEVLERALTLDEEERTALADKAQLRSMEFSWDVTAEKTVKILKEAASGREHK